The nucleotide sequence GAAGTAACGAACAGCGAGAGGATCATTATGACAACCGTCGTTATCCTCGCAACTCTGACGTAATATTTTTCATCTCCCGCCGGCCGGTAGAACCGGCGATAGAAATCATTGACGACGTAGGAAGTTCCCCAATTCAACTGTGTTGAAATTGTGGACATGTAGGCGGCCAGAAATGCCGCCAGAAGCAGACCCAGCAGTCCCGTGGGAAGATAGTCTCTCATTACCATGACAAATCCTTCCCCCTTGTTTTCCACGGCCAGGTCCGGGTAGAGGGTGAGGGATACCAGGGCAACGATAATCCAGGGCCAGGGGCGAAGAGCATAATGGGCGATGATGAACCACAAGGTGGCAAAGAGGGAATGTTTTTCGTCTTTAGCTGACATCATTCTCTGGGCTACATATCCACCGCCACCCGGTTCTGCCCCCGGGTACCAGGAGGCCCACCATTGAATCCCGAGGTAAGCGAAAAAGGTCAGGACAGTCATGGAAAGGGCCCCGCCCACGAGTGATGCGCCATCTCCAACGGAAGGGGTGAACTGAAACACCCATTCAGGCAGCTTTTCTTTCAGACCTGCGAGGCCTCCCACTTGTGGGATGTTCACCGCAATGACGGCCAGAACGATGGTCCCCGTCATGGCCAGGACGAACTGAAAGGCATCGGTGATGGAGACCCCCCAAAGGCCAGAAAGGGAAGCATATACTGCAACAATACTCATGATGATCCCCACCAGAAGAAGGTGTGAGCCAAATTCAAAGCCTAGAAAGGAGACATTTGTGATGCCAAAGAAAGTGAATCCGGGAAACATGACGGTAAGAATCTTCACCATGGCCAGGTTCACCCATCCCATGATGATCATATTCATGAACAAGCCCAGATAAAGGGCACGAAATCCCCGCAAAAAGGCTGCCGGTTTCCCTGAGTAACGGATTTCCGCAAATTCCACGTCGGTCATGATTCCCGCCCGTCTCCAGAATCTCGCAAAGAAAAACACCGTAAGCATTCCACCGAACAGCATGTTCCACCATATCCAGTTGCCGGCGATCCCGTTTTTTGCCACAAGTTCGGTCACGGCCAGTGGAGTATCGGCAGCAAAGGTGGTCGCTACCATGGTCGTGCCCGCTATGTACCATGGTAGATTTCTCCCCGTAAGGAAGAACTCGCTCGTATTCTTGCCTGCTCTCCGTGAAAAGAACACGGCAATTCCCATACTCAGAACCATGTAGAGCGATATGACAATCCAATCTGGATAAGATAGGTTCATGCCTTGCGAGCGTCCAGCAGTTGTCTCATCATCCTGATGTGGTCAGGATTTGTCCCGCAGCAGCCCCCGAGAATGGCCACCCCGAGATCAAGGAGTTTCTCCGCCTTTGGCTTGATGATTTCAGGGGTTTCCCTGTAAACGGAAACTCCGTCTTCCCATTGTGGAATACCGGCATTCGGCTGAGCGATTATCGGGAAGGTGGTCACCGAAACCATCTCTTCCACAATGGCGATCATATCATCGAAACCCGTACCGCAGTTGGACCCCACAATGTCTGCTCCCGCAGCGGTCAGTCTGTTTACGGCAGTTTCAACATCCACTCCCCACATGGTCCGGAGACCGGCTTTTCCCATCTCGAACGTCATGGTCGCCACAACGGGAAGTTGTGTTGTTTTCTTGGCCGCTCGTACAGCAATTTCGGCTTCCTCGGCAGCCATCATCGTCTCCACGAATATGACATCCACGCCTCCTTCTGCGAGGGCTTCTGCCTGTTCAGAAAACATCTCGAGAGCGTCCGTGAGAGTGCGAGGTCCCAGGGGTTCAAGGATGTCGCCCGTGGGACCCATGGAGCCTGCCACGAAACGCCCCTCGGGGCACACTTCCCGGGCCAGTTGGGCTGATCTTTTGCAGAATTCTGCCACACGCTCCTCGAAATTGTGAAGAGCAAGCCGGGAACGATTGCCACCGAAAGTGTTTGTCTCCACAATCTCTGAACCTGCATCGAAGTAATCGTGGTAAATGGCCTGGATAATCTCAGGATGGCTGACGTTGTACTCTTCGGGACACCCGCCGGCGGGCAGTCCCCTGTTTTGAAGCTCTGTACCCATGGCACCGTCTCCCAGCAGTGTTACTCCCGATTTTGCCTTTTCCAGAAGACTCTGAATCACGATTTCTCTTTGTGGTCAATTCCCAGCAGTTGTTTTGCCTTCTCGACGGCCTCAGACGCATTCTTTCCGTATGCGTGGGCCCCGATCTTGTCGGCAAAGGCCTGGGATACGGGTGCACCGCCTATCATCGTTTTCACAGACATTGCTTCCTCATTGAGTCTATCGATAACTACCTTCATGTATCCCATGGTCGTGGTCAACAGGGCCGACATTCCCATAATATCCGCTTTCTCATTTTCCACTGTTTCCAGAAACGTATCAACCCGGGTGTCCACCCCCAGGTCTATCACCTTGAATCCTGCCCCTTTCAGCATCATTCCCACGATGTTTTTGCCGATATCATGTATGTCTCCTTTCACCGTACCGATGACATAAGTCCCCACCCTCTCTGCTTTTGATTTGGACAGGAGTGGTTCGAGAATGGCAAGGGATGCTTTCATGGCCCGGGCAGAGATCAAGACCTCGGGGACAAATATAATATTGTCACGGAACCGGATGCCCACTACATCCATTCCCGGGACAAGACCTCTGTCCAGGATCTCCTT is from Candidatus Neomarinimicrobiota bacterium and encodes:
- a CDS encoding sodium:solute symporter family protein, translated to MNLSYPDWIVISLYMVLSMGIAVFFSRRAGKNTSEFFLTGRNLPWYIAGTTMVATTFAADTPLAVTELVAKNGIAGNWIWWNMLFGGMLTVFFFARFWRRAGIMTDVEFAEIRYSGKPAAFLRGFRALYLGLFMNMIIMGWVNLAMVKILTVMFPGFTFFGITNVSFLGFEFGSHLLLVGIIMSIVAVYASLSGLWGVSITDAFQFVLAMTGTIVLAVIAVNIPQVGGLAGLKEKLPEWVFQFTPSVGDGASLVGGALSMTVLTFFAYLGIQWWASWYPGAEPGGGGYVAQRMMSAKDEKHSLFATLWFIIAHYALRPWPWIIVALVSLTLYPDLAVENKGEGFVMVMRDYLPTGLLGLLLAAFLAAYMSTISTQLNWGTSYVVNDFYRRFYRPAGDEKYYVRVARITTVVIMILSLFVTSRLDRISDAWALILEFSGGIGLVLILRWFWWRINAWSEISAMIAPFIILPFVRPVVPFIDPVFEAPFTQFPHTLYLIVPWSTLVWLAVTYLTSPTEEKTLLSFYERVHPGGRLWKPISAKLPEVQSDSGYRLLFVDWIAGCVLVLSALFGFGKLILGEYTAGFLLLLTAAGSAAVIYAHMSRIGWEKVGR
- a CDS encoding homocysteine S-methyltransferase family protein produces the protein MIQSLLEKAKSGVTLLGDGAMGTELQNRGLPAGGCPEEYNVSHPEIIQAIYHDYFDAGSEIVETNTFGGNRSRLALHNFEERVAEFCKRSAQLAREVCPEGRFVAGSMGPTGDILEPLGPRTLTDALEMFSEQAEALAEGGVDVIFVETMMAAEEAEIAVRAAKKTTQLPVVATMTFEMGKAGLRTMWGVDVETAVNRLTAAGADIVGSNCGTGFDDMIAIVEEMVSVTTFPIIAQPNAGIPQWEDGVSVYRETPEIIKPKAEKLLDLGVAILGGCCGTNPDHIRMMRQLLDARKA
- a CDS encoding corrinoid protein, translating into MVEKLLRELAQAIIDGDKKKCEDRTDQLLDQGLTAKEILDRGLVPGMDVVGIRFRDNIIFVPEVLISARAMKASLAILEPLLSKSKAERVGTYVIGTVKGDIHDIGKNIVGMMLKGAGFKVIDLGVDTRVDTFLETVENEKADIMGMSALLTTTMGYMKVVIDRLNEEAMSVKTMIGGAPVSQAFADKIGAHAYGKNASEAVEKAKQLLGIDHKEKS